The following are encoded together in the Jaculus jaculus isolate mJacJac1 chromosome 3, mJacJac1.mat.Y.cur, whole genome shotgun sequence genome:
- the Gpr180 gene encoding integral membrane protein GPR180, protein MRGLRLLAVVLTCCWWPPRSQAKTLRGSFSSAAARDAQGQSIGHFDFHGDRARLCVRISNRAAAVRKEARLYLFQAQQWLKLQESSPAYGCSEKLSRAQLTLTVNQTEHNLTVSQIPSPQMWHVFYADKYTCRDEKENSQVEDIPFEMVLLNPDAEGNPFDHFSARESGLHEFFFLLVLVYFVAACVYAQSLWQAIKKGGPMHTVLKVLTTALLLQAGSALANYIHFSRYSKDGIGVPFMGILAEVVDIASQIQMLYLLLSLCMGWTIVRMKKSQSRPLQWDSTPASTGIAVFIVTTQSVLLLWEQFEDTGHHSSHSHHSLAGILLIILRICLALSLGCGLYQVVTVERSTLKREFYTTFAKGCILWFLCHPVLACISIVFNDYQRDKVVTIGVTLCQSVSMVILYRLFLSHSLYWEVSSLSSVTLPLTMSSGHKSRPHF, encoded by the exons aTGAGGGGCCTGCGGCTGCTGGCCGTGGTCCTCACGTGCTGCTGGTGGCCGCCGCGCAGCCAGGCCAAGACGCTGcggggcagcttcagcagcgcGGCGGCCCGAGACGCCCAGGGCCAGAGCATCGGCCACTTCGACTTCCACG GTGACCGTGCTCGTCTGTGCGTCAGAATCAGCAACAGAGCCGCGGCTGTTAGGAAGGAAGCGAGGCTCTATCTCTTCCAGGCCCAGCAATGGCTCAAGCTGCAGGAGAGCAGTCCTGCCTATGGCTGCAGTGAAAAATTGTCCAGAGCTCAGTTGACAC TGACAGTGAACCAGACTGAACATAATCTGACAGTGTCCCAGATTCCGTCTCCCCAAATGTGGCACGTGTTTTATGCAGACAAGTACACCTGCAGAGATGAGAAGGAGAATTCGCAGGTGGAAGACATCCCATTTGAAATGGTGTTGCTAAACCCAGATGCCGAAGGGAATCCATTTGATCATTTTAGTGCTAGAGAATCTG GGCTGCACGAGTTCTTCTTCCTGCTGGTCCTGGTGTACTTTGTGGCCGCCTGCGTCTATGCTCAGTCCCTGTGGCAGGCTATCAAGAAAGGAGGACCCATGCACACGGTTTTAAAGGTTCTGACAACGGCCTTGCTGTTACAAGCTGGTTCAGCTCTAGCTAATTACATTCATTTCTCCAG GTACTCCAAGGACGGAATAGGGGTTCCTTTTATGGGAATTTTGGCAGAAG TTGTTGACATTGCCTCCCAAATTCAGATGCTCTACCTCCTCCTGAGCCTGTGCATGGGCTGGACCATTGTGAGGATGAAGAAATCGCAGAGCAGGCCTCTGCAGTGGGACTCCACCCCCGCGTCCACGGGCATCGCCGTGTTCATCGTCACGACGCAG AGCGTTCTGCTGCTATGGGAACAGTTTGAAGACACCGGTCACCACAGCTCCCACTCCCACCACAGCCTGGCGGGAATCCTGCTCATCATCTTAAGGATCTGCCTCGCGCTGTCCCTGGGCTGTGGCCTCTACCAGGTCGTCACAGTGGAGAGGAGCACGCTCAAGAGAGAGTTCTACACCACCTTTGCCAAG GGCTGTATCTTGTGGTTTTTATGCCATCCAGTTCTTGCATGCATTTCTATCGTTTTTAATGACTACCAAAGAGATAAG gTGGTTACGATAGGCGTGACCCTCTGCCAGTCGGTGTCCATGGTCATCCTGTACAGACTCTTCCTGTCGCACAGCCTCTACTGGGAAGTCTCGTCACTCTCCTCAGTGACTCTACCACTGACCATGTCCTCTGGACACAAAAGTCGCCCTCACTTCTGA